Proteins from a single region of Pseudomonas fulva:
- a CDS encoding ABC transporter ATP-binding protein: protein MSNSPLLELEGISLSFKGVKAISDIGFRVAEGEICALIGPNGAGKSSLLNIINGVYRAQQGRIRFAGKERRVMRPHAAALGGIARTFQNIALFKGMSVLDNVLTGRNLKRRSSWLEQALRIGRAPGEDDRQRAAAERVIEFLRLQPWRDELVGTLPYGLQKRVELARALAAEPRLLLLDEPMAGMNAEEKREMSRFIVEINRELGTTVVLIEHDIGVVMGISHHVVVLDYGRKIGDGPPDQVRHDPDVIAAYLGTRPVAA, encoded by the coding sequence TTGTCGTTCAAGGGCGTCAAGGCCATCAGCGATATCGGTTTTCGCGTCGCCGAAGGCGAGATCTGCGCGCTGATCGGCCCCAATGGTGCCGGCAAGAGCTCGCTGCTGAACATCATCAATGGTGTCTACCGGGCGCAGCAGGGACGCATTCGCTTTGCCGGCAAGGAGCGCCGCGTGATGCGCCCGCATGCGGCGGCGCTGGGCGGCATTGCGCGCACCTTTCAGAACATTGCGTTGTTCAAAGGGATGAGTGTGCTCGACAACGTGCTCACCGGGCGCAACCTCAAACGCCGTAGTTCCTGGCTGGAGCAGGCGCTGCGTATCGGCCGCGCGCCGGGCGAGGACGACCGGCAGCGCGCCGCAGCGGAGCGGGTGATCGAGTTTCTGCGCCTCCAGCCCTGGCGGGACGAGCTGGTCGGCACCTTGCCCTACGGCCTGCAAAAGCGCGTCGAGCTGGCCCGTGCGCTGGCCGCCGAGCCACGTCTGCTGTTGCTCGATGAGCCGATGGCCGGGATGAATGCCGAGGAGAAGCGCGAGATGAGTCGCTTCATCGTCGAGATCAACCGCGAGCTCGGCACCACGGTGGTGTTGATCGAGCACGACATCGGCGTGGTCATGGGCATTTCCCACCATGTGGTGGTACTCGACTACGGCCGCAAGATCGGCGATGGCCCACCCGATCAGGTTCGCCATGACCCCGATGTTATTGCCGCCTACCTGGGCACCCGCCCGGTAGCTGCCTGA
- a CDS encoding branched-chain amino acid ABC transporter permease, which yields MEFFLEVLIGGLLAGVMYSLVAIGFVLIYKASGVFDFAQGAMVLFAALTFVSLLERGVPFWLAFVVTLAIMVALALVIERAVLRPLVGRSPITLFMATLGLAYIIEGAAQALWGAQVHGLELGISDEPLEVGGLLLSQFDLFAAATAATLVLLLSLLFNRTRMGLSLRAVADDPRAALAIGIRLPRVWALVWAVAGFVGLVAGLLWGARLGVQFSLSLVVLKALPVLIIGGFTSISGAIVGGLIVGASEKVAEVYLGPIIGGGIENWFPYVLALLFLLVRPAGLFGERAIERV from the coding sequence ATGGAATTCTTTCTCGAGGTATTGATCGGCGGTCTGCTGGCTGGGGTGATGTATTCCCTGGTGGCCATCGGCTTCGTGCTGATCTACAAGGCCAGCGGCGTATTCGACTTCGCCCAGGGGGCCATGGTGCTGTTCGCCGCCCTGACCTTCGTCAGTTTGCTGGAACGCGGCGTACCGTTCTGGTTGGCGTTCGTCGTCACCCTGGCGATCATGGTGGCCCTTGCCTTGGTCATCGAGCGGGCGGTGTTGCGGCCGCTGGTCGGGCGTTCGCCGATCACCCTGTTCATGGCCACCCTGGGCCTGGCCTACATCATCGAAGGCGCCGCCCAGGCGCTGTGGGGCGCCCAGGTGCATGGTCTGGAGCTGGGCATCAGTGACGAGCCGCTGGAAGTGGGCGGCCTGCTGCTGTCGCAGTTCGACCTGTTTGCCGCCGCCACGGCGGCAACGCTGGTACTGCTGCTGTCGTTGTTGTTCAACCGCACGCGCATGGGGCTGTCACTGCGCGCGGTCGCCGACGATCCGCGTGCGGCGTTGGCCATCGGCATTCGCCTGCCAAGGGTGTGGGCGCTGGTCTGGGCGGTCGCCGGCTTCGTCGGGCTGGTCGCCGGGCTGCTCTGGGGTGCGCGCCTGGGCGTGCAATTCTCGCTCTCGCTGGTGGTGCTCAAGGCTCTGCCGGTGCTGATCATCGGCGGCTTCACCTCGATCAGCGGGGCGATCGTCGGCGGGCTGATCGTCGGCGCCTCGGAAAAAGTCGCCGAGGTCTACCTGGGGCCGATCATCGGCGGCGGCATCGAAAACTGGTTCCCCTATGTGCTGGCCCTGCTGTTTCTGCTGGTGCGCCCGGCGGGGCTGTTCGGCGAACGCGCCATCGAACGGGTCTGA
- a CDS encoding branched-chain amino acid ABC transporter permease produces the protein MLYQEAGQFSVRYANDRRFFRLRQDRLGLAALLAFAFIAVPLLGNDYWFSAILIPFLVLSLAGLGLNLLTGYAGQLSLGSAAFMAVGAFAAYNFELRIAGLPLIVSLLLGGLVAALVAIVFGLPSLRIKGFYLLVSTLAAQFFVQWALTRFSWFSNDSASGVISAPPLRVAGYDFSSPAGRYLLTLAVVSALFWLGANLVRSELGRNWMAVRDMDTAAAVIGIPLLKTKLLAFAISGFFLGVAGSLWAFTYLGTVEPHGFDLNRSFQILFIIIIGGLGSILGNFLGAAFIVLFPVLLSNLASLLPAGLIDAGQVENLQKIVFGTLIILFLIKEPEGLARLWHRFRERARRWPLRY, from the coding sequence ATGCTGTACCAAGAAGCTGGCCAGTTCAGCGTGCGCTACGCTAACGACCGCCGATTCTTCCGCCTGCGTCAGGATCGCCTCGGCCTGGCCGCGTTGCTGGCATTCGCCTTCATCGCTGTGCCGCTGCTGGGTAACGACTACTGGTTCAGCGCCATCCTGATTCCATTCCTGGTGCTGTCGCTGGCCGGTCTCGGGCTCAATCTGCTGACCGGTTACGCCGGGCAATTGTCGCTGGGCTCGGCGGCGTTCATGGCAGTTGGCGCCTTCGCTGCCTACAACTTCGAGCTGCGCATTGCCGGGCTGCCGCTGATTGTCAGTCTATTGCTGGGTGGCCTGGTGGCAGCGCTGGTGGCCATCGTCTTCGGCCTGCCGAGCCTGCGTATCAAGGGTTTCTATCTGCTGGTATCGACCCTGGCGGCGCAGTTCTTCGTGCAATGGGCGCTGACCCGCTTCAGCTGGTTCAGCAACGACAGCGCTTCTGGCGTGATCAGCGCGCCGCCGTTACGGGTGGCCGGGTATGACTTTTCATCACCGGCGGGGCGCTACCTGCTGACCCTGGCGGTGGTCAGCGCGCTGTTCTGGCTGGGGGCCAACCTGGTACGCAGCGAACTGGGACGCAACTGGATGGCGGTGCGCGACATGGACACCGCCGCCGCGGTGATCGGCATTCCCTTGCTCAAGACCAAGCTGCTGGCCTTCGCCATCAGTGGCTTCTTCCTCGGCGTTGCCGGCTCCCTCTGGGCCTTCACCTACCTGGGCACGGTGGAGCCCCACGGCTTCGACCTGAACCGCTCGTTCCAGATCCTGTTCATCATCATTATCGGCGGCCTGGGCAGCATCCTCGGCAACTTTCTGGGCGCCGCCTTCATCGTACTGTTCCCGGTGCTGCTGTCGAACCTGGCGTCCTTGTTGCCGGCCGGGTTGATCGACGCCGGGCAGGTGGAGAACCTGCAGAAGATCGTGTTCGGCACGCTGATCATCCTGTTCCTGATCAAAGAGCCGGAGGGCCTGGCGCGCCTCTGGCACCGTTTTCGCGAGCGCGCGCGGCGGTGGCCGTTGCGCTACTGA
- a CDS encoding ABC transporter substrate-binding protein, producing the protein MSTRSVLGRLALAVTLATGALTVQAANEQYFPLQSYRVGPYAAGGTGFFGGFIDYLKYVNANGGVNGVKLTWSECETEYVVEKGVECYERLKGGLNGAPAAATNPLSVGIAYATLDRSTADKLPLITINHGRTDSTDGSVFPYAFPLQLNPYSEVSAIVNWIGQQAGGEQGLKGKKIVTLYHGSPYGKETNEVLQTLADKYGFELTLLEVPHPGNEQQSQWLNIRRLKPDWVILRGWGVMNPVALKTAQKVGFPADHIIGNIWSNSEEDAAPAGAAAKGFISITTHPSGTDFPVLQGIKQDVVDKGQGDLADPRRFGTVYYNLGVVNGILNVEALRLAQEKFGKQPLSGEQVRWGFENLNLDDARLQALGAKGLVQPLKLSCSDHEGGGAVRFQQWDGQKWNLISDWVQADRALLRPIIEASSQKYAKEKGITPRDCSQEG; encoded by the coding sequence ATGTCGACCCGATCCGTCCTCGGCCGCCTTGCGCTGGCCGTTACCCTTGCCACTGGCGCACTCACCGTGCAGGCGGCCAACGAACAGTACTTCCCGCTGCAAAGCTACCGCGTCGGGCCTTATGCCGCCGGCGGCACCGGCTTCTTCGGCGGTTTCATCGACTACCTCAAGTACGTCAACGCCAATGGCGGCGTGAATGGGGTCAAGCTGACCTGGAGCGAGTGCGAAACCGAATACGTGGTGGAGAAGGGTGTGGAGTGCTACGAGCGCCTCAAGGGTGGGCTCAACGGCGCGCCGGCGGCGGCCACCAATCCGCTGTCGGTGGGCATCGCCTACGCCACGCTGGATCGCTCCACGGCCGACAAGTTGCCGCTGATCACCATCAACCACGGGCGTACCGACTCCACCGACGGCAGCGTGTTTCCCTATGCCTTCCCGCTGCAGCTCAATCCGTATTCCGAGGTCTCGGCCATCGTCAACTGGATCGGCCAGCAGGCCGGCGGCGAGCAGGGCCTCAAGGGCAAGAAGATCGTCACGCTTTACCACGGCTCGCCCTACGGCAAGGAAACCAACGAGGTGCTGCAGACCCTGGCCGACAAATACGGCTTCGAGCTGACCCTGCTGGAAGTGCCACACCCAGGCAACGAACAGCAATCGCAGTGGCTGAACATCCGCCGACTGAAACCGGACTGGGTGATCCTGCGCGGCTGGGGCGTGATGAACCCGGTGGCATTGAAAACCGCGCAGAAGGTCGGTTTCCCGGCTGACCACATCATCGGCAACATCTGGAGCAACTCCGAAGAGGACGCCGCACCTGCCGGCGCCGCCGCCAAGGGTTTCATCTCCATCACCACACACCCGTCCGGCACCGACTTCCCGGTGCTGCAAGGCATCAAGCAGGACGTGGTGGACAAGGGGCAGGGTGACCTGGCCGATCCCAGGCGCTTCGGCACCGTGTACTACAACCTGGGGGTGGTCAACGGCATCCTCAACGTCGAGGCGCTACGCCTGGCCCAGGAGAAGTTCGGCAAGCAGCCGCTCAGTGGCGAGCAGGTGCGTTGGGGCTTCGAGAATCTTAACCTGGATGATGCACGCCTGCAGGCACTCGGTGCCAAGGGCTTGGTGCAGCCGCTGAAACTGTCCTGTTCTGACCACGAAGGTGGCGGCGCGGTGCGTTTCCAGCAGTGGGACGGGCAGAAATGGAACCTGATCAGCGACTGGGTGCAGGCCGACCGCGCGCTGTTGCGGCCGATCATCGAGGCCTCTTCGCAAAAATACGCCAAGGAGAAGGGTATCACCCCGCGTGACTGCAGCCAGGAAGGCTGA
- a CDS encoding amidohydrolase family protein: MKVIDLRCRPAYLHPFFGGAPGSPEHDVARWLNRRVGTRGADDHFERSLTPEGFLAEVREAGLHKAVVVGRHTPSQHLPNDTIHGIVHGHDELLGIGAVEPALQGIDGALKEIDHAIDVLGLAGIDLEPGFGDPARHPDDPLYWPIYEHLQKRGIPLFLMSGPTTPDPSYNDPARLAAVARAFPALQIVVYHGYWPNVQQAIGVAFRYENIHLVPDMYLFLPGSEGYVQAANGFLAEQLLFGSSYTFRPIRQSIEDAQRLGLKDEVVEKFFSGNAERLFKLV, translated from the coding sequence ATGAAGGTCATCGATCTGCGCTGTCGCCCAGCCTACCTGCACCCCTTCTTCGGTGGCGCACCGGGCTCGCCCGAACATGACGTCGCCCGTTGGCTCAACCGCCGCGTCGGCACCCGCGGCGCGGACGATCACTTCGAGCGCTCGCTAACGCCTGAAGGTTTCCTGGCCGAAGTGCGCGAGGCCGGCCTGCACAAGGCCGTGGTGGTTGGCCGGCACACGCCGAGCCAGCACCTGCCCAACGATACGATCCACGGCATCGTCCATGGCCACGACGAACTGCTCGGTATCGGCGCGGTGGAGCCGGCGCTGCAAGGTATCGACGGCGCCCTGAAGGAAATCGACCACGCCATCGACGTGCTTGGCCTGGCCGGCATCGACCTGGAACCCGGCTTCGGCGACCCGGCGCGGCACCCGGACGATCCGCTGTACTGGCCGATCTACGAGCACCTGCAGAAGCGCGGCATCCCGCTGTTTCTGATGAGTGGCCCGACCACGCCGGATCCGAGCTACAACGACCCCGCGCGCCTGGCCGCCGTCGCCCGTGCGTTCCCGGCGTTGCAGATCGTGGTCTACCACGGCTACTGGCCCAACGTTCAGCAGGCCATTGGCGTGGCCTTCCGCTACGAGAACATCCACCTGGTGCCGGACATGTACCTGTTCCTGCCCGGCAGCGAAGGCTACGTACAGGCCGCCAATGGCTTCCTCGCCGAGCAGCTACTGTTCGGCTCGTCCTACACCTTCCGCCCAATCCGCCAGAGCATCGAGGATGCCCAGCGCCTGGGGCTGAAGGATGAGGTGGTGGAGAAGTTCTTCAGCGGCAATGCCGAGCGCTTGTTCAAACTTGTCTAG
- the ssuD gene encoding FMNH2-dependent alkanesulfonate monooxygenase, whose product MSLDIFWFLPTSGDTRYLGHSGSGRPATNAYMRQIAVAADQLGYDGLLIPTGASCLDPWVTAASLVPVTQRIKLLVALRTSLGNPTASARQAASLDQASGGRLLLNVVPGGDATELEADGVFLAHDERYEASDEFLSIWRRLLQGEKVDFDGKHLKVRGAQNFFEPVQKPYPPLYFGGSSPAAHELAAKHVDAYLTWGEPPAAVAEKIADVRARAAKQGRTVRFGVRLHVIVRETVDAAWAAADELISHLDEATIAAAQANYAKMDSEGQRRMAALHGGDRNKLEVAPNLWAGVGLVRGGAGTALVGDPETVAARLREYADLGVDSFVLSGYPHLEEAYRFAELVFPLLPGKGKVTVEGAFTGGAFDVRAGKENVA is encoded by the coding sequence ATGAGTCTCGACATATTCTGGTTCCTGCCCACCTCTGGCGACACCCGCTACCTGGGTCACTCCGGCAGCGGCCGTCCGGCCACCAACGCCTACATGCGGCAGATCGCGGTAGCTGCCGACCAGCTCGGCTACGACGGCTTGCTGATTCCCACCGGCGCCAGTTGCCTCGATCCCTGGGTCACCGCTGCCAGCCTGGTACCGGTCACCCAGCGCATCAAACTGCTGGTGGCGCTGCGCACGTCGCTGGGCAACCCCACTGCTTCAGCCCGCCAGGCCGCCAGCCTGGATCAGGCCAGCGGCGGTCGTCTGCTGCTCAACGTGGTGCCCGGCGGCGATGCCACCGAACTGGAAGCCGACGGCGTGTTCCTCGCCCACGACGAGCGCTATGAAGCCTCCGATGAGTTCCTGAGCATCTGGCGTCGCCTGCTGCAGGGCGAGAAAGTCGACTTCGACGGCAAGCACCTCAAGGTACGCGGCGCACAGAACTTCTTCGAGCCGGTACAGAAACCCTACCCGCCGCTGTACTTCGGCGGCTCTTCACCTGCCGCCCATGAACTGGCGGCCAAGCACGTCGACGCCTACCTGACCTGGGGCGAACCACCGGCCGCCGTGGCCGAGAAGATAGCCGACGTTCGCGCCCGCGCCGCCAAACAGGGCCGTACCGTGCGCTTCGGCGTGCGCCTGCACGTGATCGTGCGCGAAACCGTTGATGCGGCCTGGGCCGCTGCCGACGAGCTGATCAGCCATCTGGACGAAGCCACCATCGCCGCCGCCCAGGCCAACTATGCCAAGATGGACTCCGAAGGCCAGCGGCGCATGGCCGCGCTGCACGGCGGCGACCGCAACAAGCTGGAGGTCGCACCCAACCTCTGGGCCGGCGTCGGCCTGGTGCGCGGCGGCGCCGGTACCGCCCTGGTGGGCGATCCGGAAACGGTCGCTGCACGCCTGCGGGAATATGCGGATCTGGGCGTCGACAGCTTCGTGCTGTCCGGCTACCCGCATCTGGAGGAAGCCTACCGCTTCGCCGAACTGGTGTTCCCGCTGCTGCCCGGCAAGGGCAAGGTCACCGTCGAAGGCGCGTTCACCGGCGGTGCCTTCGACGTGCGTGCCGGCAAGGAGAACGTCGCATGA
- a CDS encoding sigma-54 interaction domain-containing protein, whose product MQLLTLPPSPTLATSIRATAQVFEDPRSQALLAHLQQVAPSEASVLIIGETGTGKELVARHIHNLSGRRNGPFVAVNCGAFSESLVEAELFGHEKGAFTGALAAKAGWFEEANGGTLFLDEIGDLPMAIQVKLLRVLQEREVVRLGSRKSIPINVRVVAATNVQLDKAIGAGNFREDLYYRLNVVSLQLYPLRERPGDIMPLTRHFIKTYCNRLGYGEVCLTPEAERKLVSYDWPGNIRELENVIHHTLLVCRNGLVQDDDLRLSHLRIERQDQPQAAAESADEQLLRALHRLFEEQAGGLHEKVEDSLLRAAYRFCHCNQVHTASLLGLSRNVTRARLIAIGELVVNRRRPDTPTHPNRAVQLSI is encoded by the coding sequence ATGCAACTGCTGACTCTGCCCCCCTCGCCGACACTGGCTACCTCGATCCGGGCAACCGCGCAGGTCTTCGAAGACCCTAGATCGCAGGCGCTGCTCGCCCACTTGCAACAGGTCGCACCCAGCGAAGCCAGTGTCCTGATCATTGGCGAGACCGGCACGGGCAAGGAGTTGGTCGCCCGCCATATCCATAACCTCAGCGGCCGGCGCAACGGCCCCTTCGTCGCGGTCAACTGCGGCGCCTTTTCCGAGTCGCTGGTCGAGGCAGAGCTGTTCGGCCATGAGAAAGGCGCCTTTACCGGCGCCCTGGCGGCCAAGGCTGGCTGGTTCGAAGAGGCCAATGGCGGCACGCTGTTTCTCGACGAGATCGGCGATCTGCCCATGGCCATCCAGGTCAAGCTGCTGCGCGTGTTGCAGGAGCGCGAGGTCGTGCGCCTGGGCTCACGCAAGAGCATCCCGATCAACGTGCGCGTGGTCGCTGCCACCAACGTGCAACTGGACAAAGCCATCGGCGCCGGCAATTTCCGTGAGGACCTGTACTACCGCCTCAACGTCGTCAGCCTGCAGCTCTACCCGCTGCGCGAGCGGCCTGGCGACATCATGCCGCTGACCCGGCACTTCATCAAAACCTACTGCAACCGCCTGGGTTACGGCGAGGTATGCCTGACGCCCGAGGCCGAGCGCAAGCTGGTCAGCTACGACTGGCCGGGCAATATCCGCGAGTTGGAGAACGTCATCCACCACACCTTGCTGGTGTGCCGTAACGGCCTGGTACAGGACGACGATCTGCGCTTGTCGCACCTGCGCATCGAGCGCCAGGACCAGCCGCAAGCCGCCGCTGAAAGTGCCGACGAGCAGTTGTTGCGTGCCCTCCACCGTCTGTTCGAAGAGCAGGCCGGTGGCCTGCACGAAAAGGTCGAGGACAGCCTGCTGCGTGCCGCCTACCGTTTCTGCCACTGCAACCAGGTGCACACCGCCAGCCTGCTGGGCCTGAGCCGCAACGTCACCCGCGCGCGGCTGATCGCCATCGGCGAACTGGTGGTCAACCGACGCAGGCCGGACACCCCCACACACCCCAATCGGGCGGTACAGCTATCGATATAA
- a CDS encoding acyl-CoA dehydrogenase family protein, with protein MRTSIQPAVLSPLQTARRLAAEFAETAVERDEAGGTPKQQRDAIRQSGLLSLSIPTQFGGLGASWSETLGVVREFAKVDSSIAHVFGFQHLMLATVRLFSRPDQWQPWFEQTARKNWFWGNALNPLDTRTVVKTFDGWREFSGKKSFCSGASDSEMLIASAVDESAGGKLLIAAIPSGRTGITLHGDWNNIGQRQTDSGSASFERVRVEENELLLDPGPLSTPFACLRPLIAQLHFAHIFLGVTEGALEEARQYTLKEGRPWFRSKAQHVSEDPYVLRHYGEFWVGLEGVRLLVERAAALLDEAWHKEHALGAEERAQLALAIATAKVAAIRTGLDICSRLFDVTGARATHASLRLDRYWRNLRTQSLHDPVDYKLHELGEWALNQTRPTPSFYS; from the coding sequence GTGAGAACCAGCATACAACCCGCCGTACTCAGTCCGTTGCAGACCGCCCGCCGCTTGGCTGCCGAGTTCGCCGAAACCGCCGTCGAGCGAGACGAAGCCGGTGGCACGCCCAAGCAACAGCGCGACGCCATTCGCCAGAGCGGCCTGCTGTCGCTGAGCATTCCCACGCAATTCGGCGGCCTTGGCGCAAGCTGGAGCGAAACCCTCGGTGTGGTACGCGAATTCGCCAAGGTGGACAGCTCCATCGCCCATGTCTTCGGTTTCCAGCACCTGATGCTGGCCACCGTGCGCCTGTTTTCCCGCCCGGATCAGTGGCAGCCCTGGTTCGAACAGACAGCCCGCAAGAACTGGTTCTGGGGCAATGCGCTCAACCCGCTGGATACCCGCACCGTGGTCAAGACCTTCGATGGCTGGCGTGAGTTCTCCGGCAAGAAGAGCTTCTGCTCCGGCGCCAGCGACTCGGAAATGCTCATCGCTTCGGCCGTCGACGAGAGTGCCGGCGGCAAGCTGCTGATCGCCGCCATTCCCAGCGGCCGCACCGGCATCACCCTGCACGGCGACTGGAACAACATCGGCCAGCGCCAGACGGACAGTGGCAGCGCCAGCTTCGAGCGGGTGCGTGTGGAAGAGAACGAACTGCTGCTCGACCCCGGCCCGCTGAGCACGCCGTTCGCCTGCCTGCGCCCGCTGATCGCCCAGCTGCATTTCGCCCACATTTTTCTTGGCGTCACCGAAGGCGCCCTGGAAGAAGCCCGCCAGTACACCCTCAAGGAAGGCCGGCCCTGGTTTCGCTCCAAGGCGCAGCACGTCAGCGAAGATCCTTACGTGCTGCGCCACTACGGCGAGTTCTGGGTGGGCCTGGAAGGCGTTCGGTTGCTGGTGGAGCGCGCCGCAGCGCTACTCGATGAGGCCTGGCACAAGGAGCACGCATTGGGCGCCGAAGAACGTGCACAGCTGGCCTTGGCCATCGCCACGGCCAAGGTCGCGGCGATACGCACCGGCCTGGATATCTGCAGCCGCCTGTTCGACGTGACCGGCGCCCGTGCCACCCACGCCTCACTGCGGCTGGACCGCTACTGGCGCAACCTGCGTACCCAGAGCCTGCACGACCCGGTGGACTACAAGCTCCACGAACTGGGTGAGTGGGCACTGAACCAGACGCGCCCTACACCCTCTTTCTACTCATAG
- a CDS encoding polyamine ABC transporter substrate-binding protein — protein MTKLLFASLSLVACTFAQGNDKQVHFYNWSDYMGPDTLKNFEKETGIAVAYDVFETNEMLEAKLLSGHSGYDLVVPSSQFLSKQIRAQVYQPLDRAKLTNWPHLDPRLMQRLEAADPGNKHAVPYMWGTVGIGYNVEKVRAVLGEGAPVDSWELVFNADNLAKLRSCGVAFLDAPVKIIPQALHYLGLDPNSHQPDDYTKASALLQKLAPSVTYFHSSRYISDLANGDICLAVGYSGDVMQAQSRASDAGKSVDIRYVIPKEGANLWFDMLAIPRDARNAEGAHALINYLLRPEVIAPVSDYVGYANPNKDATALLEPSVRDNPGIYPADDVIAKLYVSADLPAAIQRIITREWTRIKTGR, from the coding sequence ATGACCAAGCTGCTGTTCGCCAGTCTCAGCCTCGTCGCCTGCACCTTCGCCCAGGGTAACGACAAACAGGTGCATTTTTACAACTGGTCCGACTACATGGGCCCCGACACCCTGAAGAATTTCGAGAAGGAGACGGGCATCGCCGTCGCCTACGATGTTTTCGAAACCAACGAGATGCTCGAAGCCAAGCTGCTCTCCGGGCATTCGGGCTATGACCTGGTGGTGCCATCCAGCCAGTTCCTGTCCAAGCAGATTCGCGCCCAGGTGTATCAGCCCCTCGATCGCGCCAAGCTGACAAATTGGCCGCACCTCGACCCGCGCCTGATGCAGCGGCTGGAGGCTGCCGACCCGGGCAACAAGCATGCGGTGCCGTACATGTGGGGCACGGTCGGCATCGGCTACAACGTCGAGAAGGTCAGGGCGGTACTGGGCGAGGGCGCCCCGGTGGACTCCTGGGAGCTGGTGTTCAATGCCGACAACCTGGCCAAGCTGCGCAGCTGCGGCGTGGCCTTTCTCGATGCGCCGGTAAAGATCATCCCCCAGGCGCTGCATTACCTGGGTCTCGATCCCAACAGCCACCAACCCGACGACTACACCAAGGCCTCGGCGCTGTTGCAGAAGCTGGCCCCTTCGGTGACCTACTTTCATTCGTCGCGCTATATTTCCGACCTGGCCAACGGCGACATCTGTCTGGCGGTGGGCTATTCCGGTGATGTGATGCAGGCCCAGAGTCGTGCCAGCGATGCCGGTAAATCCGTGGATATCCGCTACGTGATCCCGAAAGAGGGCGCCAACCTGTGGTTCGACATGCTCGCCATTCCCCGCGATGCCCGTAACGCCGAGGGCGCCCACGCGCTGATCAACTACCTGCTGCGCCCGGAGGTCATCGCCCCGGTGAGCGACTACGTGGGCTATGCCAATCCCAACAAGGATGCCACCGCGCTGCTGGAGCCCAGCGTGCGGGACAATCCGGGCATCTACCCGGCGGATGACGTGATCGCCAAGCTGTACGTATCTGCCGACCTGCCCGCAGCGATCCAGCGGATCATCACCCGCGAATGGACGCGGATCAAAACCGGCCGCTGA